In one Rhipicephalus microplus isolate Deutch F79 unplaced genomic scaffold, USDA_Rmic scaffold_120, whole genome shotgun sequence genomic region, the following are encoded:
- the LOC119178748 gene encoding zinc finger BED domain-containing protein 4 encodes MADSGGYDDSPAKRRNNQDTAPKRRERSAIWKHFVKTSSSLAQCKTCGATLKTPTGTTSPLVNHLKQHPTAMKEYRMTAAGAPEKDQSMIFDFVHRTDPLSEKKTQALNAKVAAMVALDLQPYSFVEDRGFKELMAEAVPNYRLPSRTTLSRTLVPRLFDDTRKKVKDELSSAFEGGTSAVTFTSDMWTSRANESYVSFTCHLLTPSFRMKRFTLNTRHMELVSHSTENIAQMLVEMCAEWEIPDGCRKYIVTDNGRNIRAAVRRLPWTERACFAHTLQLAIHDAISNTPSIGRLCKKARHIVGHYKHSSSAQKRLDEYQKKMGKDPLRLVQDVDTRWNSQYLMLSRLLDLKEAVSVELATSNCSIDGLCSAEWKEALEYLDALKPLYDATVITSADKYPSLSTQIPIIFGMLSCLSNFSGTTGFHKELARSLNTRFPLYTEDKEACLAMFLDPRFKSTVFRNNKQKLVWLKDLVLQDVALCPAVEVVQPAAKVQEPQQFVQPSSDVWSAFDNLASSQVASTPLSTSEWKIKAYSEEALLKKDSDPCDWWRTVGTFRYPILAKLCPKYLPIPATSVPSERAFSVAGEVVSVRRERLLPDHVEQLIFLHDNM; translated from the coding sequence ATGGCAGATAGCGGAGGCTATGACGACTCGCCTGCGAAACGGAGGAACAATCAAGACACGGCGCCGAAACGAAGGGAAAGAAGCGCTATCTGGAAGCACTTTGTGAAGACATCGTCGTCGTTGGCGCAGTGCAAGACATGCGGCGCAACACTTAAAACGCCGACGGGTACGACTAGTCCTCTTGTTAACCATCTAAAACAGCACCCAACCGCGATGAAGGAGTACCGGATGACTGCAGCAGGTGCGCCAGAGAAAGACCAGTCAATGATATTTGATTTTGTGCACCGCACTGACCCTTTGTCGGAAAAGAAAACTCAAGCACTCAATGCCAAGGTGGCTGCCATGGTAGCGCTTGATTTGCAACCATATAGTTTTGTTGAAGACCGCGGATTTAAGGAACTCATGGCAGAGGCTGTGCCTAACTATCGCCTACCGTCGCGCACCACGCTTTCACGTACCCTTGTTCCGCGTTTGTTTGATGACACACGGAAGAAAGTGAAGGACGAGCTCAGCAGTGCTTTCGAAGGGGGAACATCTGCAGTCACCTTTACCAGCGACATGTGGACATCACGCGCCAACGAGAGTTATGTGAGCTTCACTTGCCACCTTCTCACTCCAAGTTTTAGGATGAAGCGGTTCACGCTTAACACTCGCCACATGGAACTTGTTAGCCACTCCACCGAAAACATTGCGCAAATGCTTGTCGAGATGTGCGCGGAATGGGAAATACCGGATGGCTGCCGCAAATACATCGTCACAGATAACGGACGCAACATCCGTGCCGCGGTCAGAAGGCTCCCGTGGACTGAGCGTGCGTGTTTCGCCCACACCCTGCAGCTAGCAATTCACGATGCAATCTCCAACACACCGTCAATTGGCCGTCTGTGCAAGAAAGCGAGGCACATCGTAGGCCACTATAAGCACAGCTCGTCTGCGCAAAAGAGATTAGATGAGTACCAGAAGAAGATGGGCAAGGATCCACTTCGTCTGGTGCAAGATGTAGATACGAGGTGGAACAGCCAATACCTAATGCTGTCCCGCCTCTTGGACTTGAAGGAGGCTGTCTCTGTTGAGCTGGCAACGTCAAATTGCAGCATTGATGGTCTCTGCTCAGCAGAATGGAAAGAGGCTCTTGAATATCTGGACGCACTGAAGCCCTTATATGATGCAACTGTGATAACTAGCGCAGACAAATACCCATCACTTTCCACTCAGATACCAATTATTTTTGGTATGCTAAGTTGCCTCAGCAACTTTAGCGGCACAACAGGCTTTCATAAGGAACTGGCAAGGTCTCTCAATACCAGATTCCCCTTATATACCGAGGACAAAGAAGCATGCTTGGCTATGTTTTTGGACCCACGCTTCAAGTCAACGGTATTcagaaacaacaaacaaaagttgGTGTGGCTGAAAGATCTGGTGCTTCAGGATGTTGCCCTATGCCCTGCTGTGGAAGTCGTGCAGCCAGCAGCAAAAGTGCAGGAGCCACAACAGTTTGTGCAGCCATCCTCTGATGTTTGGAGTGCATTTGATAAtcttgcaagtagtcaagtagcaAGTACACCACTGTCTACTTCAGAATGGAaaattaaagcgtattctgaagaAGCCCTACTGAAGAAAGACAGTGACCCATGTGACTGGTGGCGGACTGTGGGCACCTTCAGATACCCCATTCTGGCAAAGCTTTGCCCCAAGTACTTGCCCATACCAGCCACTTCAGTTCCAAGCGAGCGTGCCTTTTCAGTAGCAGGGGAGGTTGTCTCTGTTCGGAGGGAGCGCCTCCTGCCTGATCATGTGGAGCAACTCATATTCCTCCATGATAACATGTAG